ACTTGAATCCGAACTGGAAGCACTGAGCGCTAAAATTGGCGATACAAACTTCTATCAACAAGACCAAACACTCATTGATAAAACACTGGCTAAAATGCAACTCCAGGAAAGTGAACTTGAAAAGGCCTTTGAGCGTTGGGAAAACCTAGAATCTAAATTACAAGGTTAAAGGGTTACGCCAGGTTATAGAACACCCATCCTTAATTGTTCTGGTCAAGCTTTTTTGGACACTTGAGTTTTACAATTTTGGGTTTTACAATTTTCATACTCAATAGGCGCTAAATCACCGTTCGATGTATAAAGCCTAATTAAGTTGTAGTAGCGCATGTAGTAAATAACCTTGCTCGGTCACTAGGACGACGGCTTCTTTTTTAAACTCATCGCTACAGGTTTTATAAGTTCTGTTTTCAGTCATGACCGCTCCTAGTTCGACAATTTCTAGTGTGTCTTATAAAAGTGTCCGTTGCTATTAGACCCGTTCACTAACCATTTTAAGCTAAAACATATTAAGCGAGGCAAGTGGGATAAACTCCACCCAGTCGCCTTTTTTGACTGTTTTTTCTGGCGGCAGAATTACCAACCCATTAGCCCAATTAAACGCTAATAAAGAGCTGGCGCTCTGCTGCGGATAAAGCTGAACCGCACGGCTTGCTTGATAACCCGGCTCCAAGCGACCACGTAATACTTCCATTCGAGCACTGGGCTTGAGCCAATCAAAATCCGCTTGAATCCAAAGTGGCATGTAGCATTCGTCCTCAATCCCTTGGCATAACAACAAAAATGGGCGCGCAAAAAGCGAAAAATTAATCAGTGCGGCCACGGGGTTACCCGGTAAGGCTAAGATTGGTGTTTGATTCGATGCAATTTTGCCAATAGCAAACGGCTTTCCCGGCTTCATTTTCACCTGCCAGGCCTGCAGCTCACCCAACTGATTAATCGCCGCGAGAAGATGATCCTCACCGCCGACTGACACCCCGCCAGTAGTCAAAATAACATCCGCCAGCTCACTCGCTTGCTTCAGCGCATCGATGGTTGCGTCTAATGTATCCGCTACAGGCTTTACTAAAACACACTCAAATCCCAGCGCCTTAACTTGCGATTGGATTAAGTATTTGTTTGAATTATAAATACCGCCTTTGGGCAAAGGCAGGCCTGGTTCAACCAGTTCATCACCGGTATTCAACAAAGCAACCTTTAACGGCTGGTAAACGCGCAATTCAGACACTCCGGCTGATGCAAGTAAAGCAATATCTTGTGGACGCAGCTTGCGCCCGGATTTAAGCAACAAGGTTTGCGGTGCAATATCGCTACCCAATTTACGAATATGTTGCCCCAAATTCAAAGGCTGCTCAATCACTATCTCATCGCCATCACGTATTACATCTTCTTGAATAACCACCGTATCCGCACCATCCGGCACGGGCGCGCCTGTGAAAATTTGCGCACACGTATTTGACTGCAAAGCTTCGCCAACCCTGCCCGCCGCAATCCGCTGACTAATCGGTAAACGATAAGGCGGAGCACCGACTAGATCACTTGCACAAATCGCATACCCATCCATCGCACTATTATCTTGCGGTGGAATCGCTTGCTGGCTGACCAGGTCCTGCGCCAATACAAAACCCAGCGCATCACCGATACCCAGATTTAACAGCTTACAAATAGGTTGCGCCTGCGCTAACAAACGCGCTCTCGCATCGAAAAAATCAATCACTTGGTGTTTCATTGTTTAACTCCTTAAATAAAAATGAGTTATATTTTTAAATGATTTGGATTGAGTTTCACCCTACAACAAACCCTGCTCAGCCGAAATTTTATTAAAATTTATAAAGGTTTCTGATAAGTCTGATGCATCGACAACTAAGCATGAATGTGTTTTCATCCACTTATAGACTGCTAGCTGATCTTTTTCTATGGCTTTAACAATATCTGGGAGGAGGTTTCTGCTTATTTGAGAAAAAAGAGGTTGTTCTCTATGCGCATCTCTTGGAACTATGATAGAAGCTTGATCTTGATAAGAAATCAAACGTTTCACCAGGCCTGGTGGTGGCGTAGGACAGTCGCAAGGCAGACACTGTACAAATGGGGCTGAGGTATTACTAAGAACCGTTTCTATTCCAGCTAAAGGGCCCAAAAAACCATTGAGACGATCCGATAAAAGCTTTATTGGATAATTATAGTCTAAAAGGAGTGACTGATATTCTTCCAAGCGATCATTAGAAATAACCAACACTTCAAAAGTCAAACCTATATCTTGAGCTTCACTAAAAACCCAGTCTAGAACATGGCATACTAACGGCTTAGACTTCCATTTTAAAAGCCCTTTATTTTGTTTACCGACTCGTTTTCCCTGACCTCCGGCCAGAACCGCAAAACATAGCTGTACTCCCGCCTTAGTAGGCGGTACCGATGTGGTTAATAATGGATTGTTCAAACGAAATAAACCTAGTCAAAAAGCAAAACCCTGAATTAATTGCCGACTCTGATAGTGTTTTCAGGTCGATTCGGCCAAGCGGATAACTCATAAGCCATACCTAATTCAAGCCTACCCCATTGACCAAGGGTGGTTAAGGTTACATAGTTTGAAAAGATTCTATGAACATGAATACCGTCTTTTTCTTCTCGTTCATTGAACACCTGACCGTTGATAATTGCTTGACGAAGGCCATCTATTATATGCTTTAA
The nucleotide sequence above comes from Thiomicrospira sp. R3. Encoded proteins:
- the glp gene encoding gephyrin-like molybdotransferase Glp, with amino-acid sequence MKHQVIDFFDARARLLAQAQPICKLLNLGIGDALGFVLAQDLVSQQAIPPQDNSAMDGYAICASDLVGAPPYRLPISQRIAAGRVGEALQSNTCAQIFTGAPVPDGADTVVIQEDVIRDGDEIVIEQPLNLGQHIRKLGSDIAPQTLLLKSGRKLRPQDIALLASAGVSELRVYQPLKVALLNTGDELVEPGLPLPKGGIYNSNKYLIQSQVKALGFECVLVKPVADTLDATIDALKQASELADVILTTGGVSVGGEDHLLAAINQLGELQAWQVKMKPGKPFAIGKIASNQTPILALPGNPVAALINFSLFARPFLLLCQGIEDECYMPLWIQADFDWLKPSARMEVLRGRLEPGYQASRAVQLYPQQSASSLLAFNWANGLVILPPEKTVKKGDWVEFIPLASLNMF
- a CDS encoding NTP transferase domain-containing protein; this translates as MNNPLLTTSVPPTKAGVQLCFAVLAGGQGKRVGKQNKGLLKWKSKPLVCHVLDWVFSEAQDIGLTFEVLVISNDRLEEYQSLLLDYNYPIKLLSDRLNGFLGPLAGIETVLSNTSAPFVQCLPCDCPTPPPGLVKRLISYQDQASIIVPRDAHREQPLFSQISRNLLPDIVKAIEKDQLAVYKWMKTHSCLVVDASDLSETFINFNKISAEQGLL